Proteins from a single region of Macrobrachium nipponense isolate FS-2020 chromosome 11, ASM1510439v2, whole genome shotgun sequence:
- the LOC135209124 gene encoding myosin-4-like, whose product MSTLKEGYEKNLETLEVEMELLRSENSRLRATLLEKENLFDQLTENIDSMRQRVIDDFEGRMDRLDYENSQLRMEQLDRSREAEEFQHIIGRLEEEVQALAEDNRKLETENMDKDKVIENLKESNMQCDAMKNGLQQEVRNLSRQNTETEINMADLKKEKTELEEKMADLGKDFEKEVHDLEQRLSHYQDIITEEDRVIERFNKQVIENEEKIEELEKEVQNLVEQKKELRIEMEDTIDRLMLDLSNLHTKMDIQIEMCKQEVIKKEEKINDLENIAENLLEENKKVKTEMEYKINDLSQELSKQQDLNKEIEKFEKVIFEFEQTIAGLESEVVSLLKEKEILKIEMEKEMSDLISVNMEKEEQLELFKKEVIECGQTIEVLENEVVSLLKEKESLKIEMEKEMSDLISVNMEKEKQLEQFNKEVIDCLQKIGGLENEVVSLLKEKESLKIEMEKEMNELISLNMEKEEQMEIFKKEVIEFGQTIEGLENEVVSLLKERESLKIEMEKDIMDLKEEMTNLQDMNLEKDMEVEKLKREVIEIGETIGVLENEIVSLMKEKDSMKTEMEKEITDLISLNKEKEEHLQQFKTEVTDSEQTIESLENEVVNLIGEKKRLKTEMEKEMMYLKEEMTILKDMNLEKDEETEKLKEEVIEIGKAIEGLENEVIELMEDNEKRKTKMEKEIKDLKEESMNLQSLNMVKDEENENLKKEIIEIGKAIEGLENEVIELMEDNEKRKAKMEKEITDLKVELTYLQDMNLEKDKEIETFKKEELEFVATIEALENEVIESMKENQKRKTDMKEVMNNLKELMKEYDMNMEKDIE is encoded by the coding sequence ATGTCGACTTTGAAGGAAGGTTACGAAAAGAATTTGGAAACTCTTGAAGTGGAAATGGAACTGCTTCGAAGCGAAAACTCTCGTCTGCGAGCGACGTTGCTCGAGAAGGAAAATTTGTTTGACCAATTGACTGAAAACATCGACAGTATGAGGCAAAGAGTCATCGACGATTTCGAAGGAAGAATGGACAGACTGGATTATGAAAATAGTCAGTTGAGAATGGAACAACTGGACCGATCTCGAGAGGCCGAAGAATTTCAACATATAATTGGCCGTCTTGAAGAGGAGGTCCAGGCTTTGGCAGAAGACAACAGGAAACTAGAGACCGAAAATATGGACAAGGACAAAGTGATCGAAAACCTCAAAGAAAGCAACATGCAGTGTGATGCGATGAAGAACGGTTTGCAGCAAGAGGTCAGGAATCTCAGCCGACAGAACACTGAAACGGAGATAAATATGGCCGATCTGAAGAAAGAAAAGACTGAGCTGGAAGAAAAGATGGCGGATTTGGGAAAGGACTTTGAAAAGGAAGTTCATGACCTCGAGCAGAGGCTGAGTCACTatcaagatataattacagaagaGGACAGAGTGATTGAAAGGTTTAACAAACAGGTGatagaaaacgaagaaaaaatagaAGAGCTAGAAAAAGAAGTCCAAAATTTAGTTGAGCAAAAAAAGGAACTTAGAATCGAAATGGAAGACACTATTGATCGCCTTATGCTTGACCTCAGTAATCTTCATACGAAAATGGACATCCAGATAGAAATGTGTAAGCAAGAAGTgataaaaaaggaagagaaaataaatgaccTGGAGAATATTGCAGAGAATTTACTCGAAGAAAACAAGAAAGTTAAAACtgaaatggaatacaaaataaatgaccTTAGTCAAGAACTCAGTAAACAGCAGGATCTCAATAAGGAGATTGAAAAGTTTGAAAAAGTCATATTCGAATTTGAACAAACGATTGCAGGTCTGGAAAGTGAGGTCGTCTCCTtgttgaaagaaaaggaaatcttgaagattgaaatggaaaaggaaatgagCGACCTCATATCTGTGAATATGGAAAAGGAAGAGCAGCTGGaactatttaaaaaagaagtcATTGAATGTGGACAAACAATTGAAGTTTTGGAAAATGAGGTCGTCTCCTtgttgaaagaaaaggaaagcctGAAGattgaaatggaaaaggaaatgagCGACCTCATATCTGTGAATATGGAAAAGGAAAAGCAGCTGGAACAATTTAACAAAGAAGTCATTGATTGTTTACAAAAGATTGGAGGTCTGGAAAATGAGGTCGTCTCCTtgttgaaagaaaaggaaagcctGAAGattgaaatggaaaaggaaatgaacgaACTCATATCTTTAAATATGGAAAAGGAGGAGCAgatggaaatatttaaaaaagaggTAATTGAATTTGGACAAACAATTGAAGGTCTGGAAAATGAGGTCGTCTCCTTGTTGAAAGAAAGGGAGAGCCTGAAGATTGAAATGGAGAAGGATATAATGGACCTGAAAGAAGAGATGACTAATCTGCAGGATATGAATTTGGAAAAGGACATGGAGGTTGAAAAATTGAAAAGGGAGGTAATTGAAATTGGAGAGACAATTGGAGTTCTGGAAAATGAGATCGTCTCCTTGATGAAAGAAAAGGACAGCAtgaaaactgaaatggaaaaagaaataacCGACCTAATATCTCTGAATAAGGAAAAGGAAGAGCACTTACAACAATTTAAAACAGAAGTCACTGATTCAGAACAAACGATTGAAAGTCTGGAAAATGAGGTTGTGAACTTGATAGGAGAAAAGAAGAGGCtgaaaactgaaatggaaaaggaaatgatGTACCTGAAAGAAGAGATGACTATCCTGAAGGATATGAATTTAGAAAAAGACGAGGAGACTGAGAAATTGAAAGAAGAGGTAATTGAAATTGGAAAGGCAATTGAAGGTCTGGAAAATGAGGTCATCGAGTTGATGGAGGATAATGAAAAGAGGAAAActaagatggaaaaggaaataaaagacctCAAAGAAGAGTCGATGAACCTCCAATCACTGAACATGGTAAAGGACGAGGagaatgaaaatttgaaaaaagaaataattgaaatagGAAAGGCAATAGAAGGTCTGGAAAATGAGGTCATCGAGTTAATGGAGGACAATGAGAAGAGGAAAgctaagatggaaaaagaaataacagaCCTCAAAGTAGAATTAACTTACCTGCAGGATATGAATTTGGAGAAGGACAAGGAGATTGAAACATTCAAAAAGGAAGAATTGGAATTTGTAGCGACAATTGAAGCTCTGGAAAATGAGGTCATCGAGTCGATGAAGGAGAATCAGAAAAGGAAAACAGATATGAAAGAGGTAATGAACAACCTCAAAGAGTTGATGAAAGAGTACGATATGAATATGGAAAAAGATATAGAATAA